Within Streptomyces sp. NBC_00704, the genomic segment TCGTGGATCGGCCGTCCGTACCCGGCCTACTGCAGCGACTGCGGCCAGGCCCTGCTCAGCGACGCCGACGACGACGAAGTGGCCGCCGTCTTCGCGCGGACGGAGTTCCGGCGGCACGGCCCCAACACGCCGACCGACGTGCCCGACTTCCTGCGCCGCCTGGAGGTGACCCGCCGGCGCGGCTACTCGATCGTCGACGAGGAGGCCGAGCCCGGGCTGTACTCCGTCGCCGTGCCGGTCCGGGACTTCACCGGTGAGGTCGTGGCGGCGGTCCAGGTCGTCGGACCGAGGCGTCGCCTGGAACCCCGGACGGCGGAGTGCGCGGCGGCCGCCCTCCGCTGGGGCGCCCGCCTGGAAGCGGCCCTTCGCGGCACCTGAACAGCCGCCTGGAGTACCGAAGTTGCCGTGGACGTCCGAAGTCTCCGGAAGCCTCTGGACACTGATCTCGGAGGTGCCGGAGGTATCGGAGGTGCCGGAGGCGTCCAGTGGCGTCGAGAGGCTTGACGGTGTCGAGGGCCGTCGTTAACTTTCGTGATATCCGCAATCTTGGACACTGTTCAGCATGTCGAACATCCGACGGTGCTCTCCGGCCCGTCGGCGCACACTGCGCGCGACATCGGCGGCCCTCCCGAAGCGAATCCGGCACGTATGGAGCACTCCGCCTTGGTGGGAGCGCTCCCAGGCGGCTCGGCGGGGGCGCATGGCGATCAACAGCCTTGAGGAGGACGGATCATGACGTACCGTCGGAACGAGTCCGTGAACGAGGATCAGCGACCGCCGAGCCGCAGAACCGTCCTGGCGACGATGGGAGCCCTGCCGGTCCTCACGGCGGCGACATCCGTAGCCGGGACGTCGACCGCCTCCGCCACGGCGGCCTCCGCGACGGCGGCCGGTCCGGCGACGGCCGCCGCCACCGTGGTCGTCGACGCGGCGGCGCGGCGGCAGACGATCCGGGGTTTCGGCGGCATGAGCCACTCGGCCTGGATCGGCGATCTCACGGCGGCCCAGCGGGACACGGCGTTCGGCGTGGGCGACGGCCGTCTCGGGTTGTCGCTGCTGAGGATCCCCGTCCCCGAGGACCGGTCCGCCTGGAGCCGGGACCTCGCGACGGCGAAACGCGCCGTCGAACTCGGCGCGACGGTCATCGCGTCACCGTGGAACCCGCCCTCGTCGATGGTCGAGACGTTCGTCCGCGGCAGCCAGACCAACGCGCGCCGGCTGCGGTACTCCATGTACGGCGCCTACGCCCAGCACCTCAACGATTTCACCGCGTTCCTGCGCGGCAACGGCGTCAATCTGTACGGCATTTCGGTGCAGAACGAGCCCGACTTCGCACAGGACTGGACATGGTGGACCCCCGCGGAGATGGTCCGGTTCCTGCGTGAGAACGCCGGCTCGATCAGCACCAGGGTCATCGCGCCCGAGTCCTTCCAGTACCTGAAGAACATGTCGGACCCGATCCTCAACGACCCGGTGGCCCTCGCCAACGTGGACGTCATCGGCGCCCACCTCTACGGCACCCCGTTCGGGAACTTCCCCTACCCGCTCTTCAAGCAGAAGGGTGCGGGCAAGGAACTCTGGATGACCGAGGTGTACTACCCGAACAGCACGGATTCGGCCGACCTGTGGCCGCAGGCGCTCGACGTGGGGGAGCACATGCACCGCGCGATGGTGGACGCCGAGTTCCAGGCGTACATCTGGTGGTACATCCGGCGCAGTTACGGTCCGCTGCGCGAGGACGGCCGTATCAGCAAGCGCGGCGCCTGCATGGCCCATTTCGCCAGGTTCGTCCGACCGGGATCCGTCCGCGTCGAGGCGACGGCGAAGCCGGCGTCGGACGTCTATGTGTCGGCGTACCGGAACGGCAACGCGACGGTCGTGGTCGCCGTCAACAAGGGCGCCTCCGCGGTGAGTCAGCCGTTCACCCTGGCGAACGCCGGTGCCGCCGGCGTGTCCTCGTGGCTCACCGACGCGAGCAGGAGCGTCGCCTCACAGGGCGCCAGAAGCATCGCGAACAACACGTTCACCGCAACCCTCCCCGCGCGCAGCATGACGACGTTCGTGACCAACTGACCCGGGGTCCGACCGCACACCGGCTCCCGCGGACCGGCGCGAGCCCCGTCGGGGCGTCACAGGACGAGGGGCGTCACAGGAGGAAGGGCAGATTCACGATCAGCGCGATGTACGCGATGCAGCCGAGGACGATGAGGAGGGTGGACACGGCGATGTGGACGTGACGCCACGGCAGGGCTATTCCGGGGAACCGCTTCCTCAGCAGGGGCCAGGTGAGGAAGCCGTGGTCCTGGAAGGAAAGTCCCAGGCCCTGCCACAGCCGGTGGAGCCCGTCCGCGTCCCAGAGCCGGGGATCGACGAGCACGGGCTTGTGAGACCGCGACGTGATGACGATCCGGCTGTTGTGCGAACCGTCGAAGGGCGCCTTGATCGTGTGCACCCCCGTCACGGAGGACACCGGCGCGTGGAGCACCCTGCGGTTCCACCGGTCCCTCACCGTGAGGACCCCGTCCTCCAGGCGGATCCCGGCGTTGGCCCAGCGCAGCCCGTTCAGCAACACCATGCAGAGCAGCGGGAACAGGACCGCCAGGAGCCCGACCACCAGCCCCGTCGGTCCCGATCCCGCCGACGTGCCGCGTCCCCTGGCCATCATCAGACCCATCCGCAGCGCACCGATGGCGATGAGGGGCGACCCCTTGATCAGCAGCGACCGGCTGGGCCCGTTGTCGGGCCTGACCGCCACCCAGGGGAGGTCCTCCTCGTCCGCCGGTTCGGTGGACAGGGGTTCGCCCGACGGCCGCATCGTCATACGTGTCTCCTTCACTGCCCAGGCGCACGCACGCTCCCCCGTGCCGAGCGGTCGGGAGGCGCGAGCGAAGACGCACGGCCACGGTCCCGCAACCGGGGACCGTCGGACATCGGGGGAACTACGTAATCCGCGGGCCATCCGATCCGTTCGGCGCGCGGCGCCACGGTGCTTCCGTCAAGGGGGCGCGGACGGGCGCGAGTTCGGCTGCGGTGCTCGCGACGCCGCGGAGTCGAGCACGCAGGCGTGGATCAGCCCCGTCGCGGTGTCGCGTGATCATCCGCGGAGGGCGCATGCCAGTCGTCCGCCGAGAGCAGCGGCCGGTTCAGATATCCGGACGAGGAAAGGGTCACGTCCGGTGCTGTGCCGTGTAGACGGTCGCGGTCATCGCCGCCGTCACGGCGCCGGGTCCCAGGCTCTCCGTCATGCTCCGGACGACGGCAGACCTGACGGCCGGTGCGTCCTGGTGCGCCTCCAGGGCGGCGCTGACCGGTGTGCCGGTGAGGAATCCGGTGGCGACGGAGGCGGCCGACTCCCCGACGCCGCAGAGGGTGACGTCCTCGACGGCGGCCAGGTCCAGCCCCGCGGCCGCGAGATCGGAGGCGACCTGTGCCCGGTCCGTGTATCCGTGCGGCACGTCCCTGAGGAACGCCGGCGCGGCACCGGGCACGGCCTGCTCCAGGGCGTCCTGGAAGGCGGCTCCGAACCCGTGCGCGGCCAGTGGGCCCCAGCTGTTGAACAGGAAGCGTCCCTGCGGGGCCAGAACCCTGCGCACTTCGCCGTAGGCCGCGGGCCGGTCGGGGAAGAACATCACCCCGAACTGGCACACCACGAGATCGAAGCTTCCGTCCGCGAACGGCAGCCTCTGCGCGTCCGCCTGCCGCCACGCGGCGCGCGGCTCGCGTGCCGAGCCGGCGGCGACCATCGCTTCGTTGAGGTCACTGGCGACGACCGATGCCGTCGGTACCGCGGTGAGCAGGGCGGAGGTCAGCGCTCCGGTACCCGCGGCGAGCTCCAGGACCGTTCTGGGCCGCAGGACCGCCGCCCTGGCGGCCAGGTCGGCGGCGAAGGGGCGGAAGAGAGCCGGCACGAGGTGGCGCTCGTACGCCTCGGGCATGGACCGGGTCCACCGTCGGCTCGCGTCGTCTGCGTTCACGCCTCGGACATTAGTCCTGGAGAGCCCGCGACGGCAGACGGGGACGGCAGACGGGGACGGCAGACGGAGGACGGCAGAGGGAGGACGGCGTTCGGCAGACGGGATGGGGACGGGGCAGCCCGGCATTCGGTACACGGCAGCGGCGCACGGCAGACGGCGGCAGTGGGCGACGGCGCAGCCCGGGCTCGGCCTGTGTCTGCTCACCCTCGCCCCGCTGCCGGGCCGGCGCGATACTGGCGTCGTGGGCGGAAGCGAACGGCAGACCGGCCGGCGTCTGGAGCGAGCGATCCTCGAACTGCTCGAACGTCGCGGTCCCGCCAAGACGATCTGTCCCTCCGACGCGGCGCGGGCGGTGTACGAGGGGGACGACGACGGCTGGCGGGACCTGATGGAACCCGCCCGCCTCGCGGCTCGCCGACTGGTCACGGCCGGCGAGGTCGAGATCACCCGGGCCGGGCGCCCGGTCGAGCCCGACGCGGTACGCGGCCCGATCAGGATCCGCCGGGCCCGCTGAGGCCGCCGCCGCGGGTCCACCGAGCCCCGGGGCCCGAGCCCGCTGAAGTGCGCCGAGTCCGCGCTGTCGGACCACACGACCCCGGTTGCGGACGGCCCGCCCCCGCCCCCGATCCCGTCCCCGTCCCTGGCGGCCCCGGTAGACCTCCCGCGCAGGCCGCGGCCGCGGCCTGCGCGAGAGGACCGGGCCGCCGGTGGCTCAGGCGGAGTGGCGGTGGTGGATCGGCTTGTCCGAGCCGGTCAGCGGCAGGCCGGTGCCGCCCCGGCGGGCGGCGACGATCTCCGCGGTGATCGACAGCGCGGTCTCCTCCGGGGTGCGCCCGCCGAGGTCCAGCCCGATGGGCGACCGCAGCCGCGCCAGCTCGTGCTCCCGCAGCCCGATGTCGCGCAGCCGCCGCTGCCGGTCGGCGTGGGTGCGCCGGGAGCCCATGGCGCCGACGAACGCCACCGGCAGCCGCAGCGCGACCTCCAGCAGCGGGACGTCGAACTTGGCGTCGTGGGTGAGCACGCACACCACGGTGCGCGGGTCCGTGCGGGTGCTCCGCAGGTAGCGGTGCGGCCAGTCGACGACGACCTCGTCGGCCTCGGGGAAACGCTCCGGGGTGGTGAAGACGGGCCGGGCGTCGCACACGGTGACGTGATAGCCGAGGAACTTGCCGGCGCGGACCAGGGCGGCCGCGAAGTCGACGGCCCCGAACACGATCATCCGGGGCGGCGGCACGCTCGGCTCGACGAGCAGGGTGAGGCCGCCGGGGCAGTGCGAACCGTCCGGCGACAGCTCGACCGTGCCGGTGCGGCCCGTGTCCAGCGCGGCCAGGCCGTGTGCGGCGGCGGCGCGGTCGAGGTCCTCGTGTCCGCCGAGCGCGCCCTCGCGGACGCCGTCGGCGTGCACGAGCAGCGCGGCGCCGAGCAGGGCCGCGGGACCGCGGACGACCCTGACGAGCGCCACCGGTTCGCCTCGTGCCGTGCTCTCCAGGGCGGACCGCAGCAGCGTGCCGACCGGACCGTCCGACGTGACCGGGGTGACCAGGACGTCGAGGACCCCGCCGCAGGTGAGCCCCACGGCGAAGGCGTCCTCGTCGCTGTAGCCGAAGCGTTCGAGCAGGCTGTCGCCGGTCTCCAGCGCCTGCGCGCACAGGTCGTAGACGGCGGCCTCGACGCAGCCGCCGGACACCGACCCGATGACGGTTCCCCGCTCGTCGACGGCGAGGGCGGCGCCGGGGCCGCGGGGCGCGCTGCCGCCGACCGACACGACGGTCGCGACGGCGGCCCCCCGGCCCTCGGCCAGCCAGTCGCCCAGCTGGGTCGCGAGGTCAAGCATCCGGACCGCCCGCCAGGACGCGGTCGGGTCGGATGGGCAGACTGCGGTGGCGGACACCGGTCGCGTGCCACACGGCGTTCGCGACGGCGGCCGCCGCGCCGACGACGCCGATCTCGCCGATCCCCTTGATGCCGACGGGGTCCTCCGGGTCGTCGTCCGCCACCCAGTGCGCCTCGACGCGCGGAACGTCGGCGTGCGTGGCCACGTGGTAGCCGGCGAGATCCGCTCCGACGGGCCCGCCGGAGGCCGCGTCGCGGGCGGCCTCCTCGTGCAGGGCCATGGAGATGCCCCAGATCATCCCGCCGGTCAACTGGCCGCGCGCCGTGAGGGGGTTGACGATGCGCCCCGCCGCGAACACGCCGAGCATGCGCCGTACCCGGACCTCGCCGGTGCCGGTGTCGACGGCGACCTCGGCGAACTGCGCGCCGAAGGAGTGCCGTTCCTTCTGGGCGAGTGCGGCGATCGCCGCGGTGGTGTCGGAGCGTGCGGTGACGCCCTCGGCCGGGATCACGGCGCCCGGCACGAGCCGCTCACGCAGTTCGCCCGCGGCGGCCATGACGGCCCACGCCCACGACCGGGTGCCCATGGAGCCGCCCGCGATCATCGCGGGCCCGAACGCGCTGTCTCCCAGGCGCACGTGCACGCGTTCCACCGGGACGTCCAGGGCGTCCGCGGCCACCAGCGTGAGGGCGGTCCGTGCCCCGGTGCCGATGTCGGCCGCCGAGATCCGCACGGTGAAGCGGCCGTCCGGCTCGGCGGTGATCGCGGCGGTGGACGGCGCGGCGCCCGCGCCGAAGGAGGCCGCCGCGGTGCCGGTGCCGAGGAGCCAGCGTCCCTCGCGCCGCACTCCGGGCCGCGGGTCGCGCCGGTCCCAGCCGAAGCGGCGGGCGCCCTCCTCGAAGCAGGCGCGCAGATTGCGTCCGGCGAAGGGCAGGCCGGAGACCGGACCGAGCTCCGGATCGTTGCGCAGCCGCAGCTCGACCGGGTCGACACCGCACGCGTGGGCGAGTTCGTCGAGCGCGGCCTCCAGCGCGAAGGAGCCCGGCGCCTCGCCCGGCGCGCGCATCCAGGTGGGGGTGGGCACGTCGAGGGGCACGACCCGGTTCTCCGTGCGGTGCGCGGCGGCGTCGTACATCACCCGGGCCACGCCGGCGCTCGCCTCGACGAACTCGAACACGGTGGAGGTGCGGCTGAGCGAGCGGTGGTCCAGGGCGCGCAGCCGTCCGTCGGCGTCCGCGCCGAGCCTGACCCGCTGGATGGTGGGGCTGCGGTGCCCGGCCAGCGTGAACATCTGACGGCGCGTCATCACCACGCGGACCGGTCGCCCGGTGACCTTGGACGCCATCACGGCGGCCACCTGGTGGGCGCGCACGCCCTTGCTGCCGAAACCGCCCCCGACGTGCTCCGAACGCACCCGCACCGCCGCGGGATCGAGCCCGAAGAGGTTCGAGAGTTCCGAGACGACCCAGGTGGCGCCCTGGTTGGAGTCGACCACCTCCAGCCGGTCGCCCTCCCAGCGGGCGGTGGCCGCATGGGGCTCCATGGGGTGGTGGTGTTCCTCCGGAGTGGTGTACGTGGCGTCCACGACGACGGCGGACGCGGCGAGTTCGGCCGCGAGGTCGCCCTTGTCCGTCAGGGCGGGCATATGGCCGTCCGACGGGTGGGCGCCGGGGTGGTCCTCGGTGAACGCGACGTCGTGCGGGTCCTGTTCGTAGTGGACGACCAGCGACTCGGCGGCCTCGCGGGCCTGTTCGGACGTCTCGGCGACCACCAGCGCCACCGGCCAGCCGAGATGGGGCACCCGGTCGTTCTGGAAGACCGCGCACGTCGGGTCCGGGCCGGTGCCCAGCATGCCCACGTAGTCGGTCTTCAGCGGCGGGGCGTTGCGATGGTCAAGCACGCACAGGACGCCGGGCATCGCGAGGACGGCGTCCGCCTCGATGTCACGGATCCGGCCGCGCGCCACGGTGGACGACGCCAGCCAGCCGTGGGCCAGTCCGTCGAAGGGCACCTCGCCCGCGTAGCGGGCCGCGCCGGTGACCTTGTCCCGGCCTTCGACGCGGACGTGACCGGTGCCGACGGCGCGGGCGGGGGCGAGGGGGGCCTCG encodes:
- a CDS encoding class I SAM-dependent methyltransferase, encoding MPEAYERHLVPALFRPFAADLAARAAVLRPRTVLELAAGTGALTSALLTAVPTASVVASDLNEAMVAAGSAREPRAAWRQADAQRLPFADGSFDLVVCQFGVMFFPDRPAAYGEVRRVLAPQGRFLFNSWGPLAAHGFGAAFQDALEQAVPGAAPAFLRDVPHGYTDRAQVASDLAAAGLDLAAVEDVTLCGVGESAASVATGFLTGTPVSAALEAHQDAPAVRSAVVRSMTESLGPGAVTAAMTATVYTAQHRT
- a CDS encoding XdhC family protein; this translates as MLDLATQLGDWLAEGRGAAVATVVSVGGSAPRGPGAALAVDERGTVIGSVSGGCVEAAVYDLCAQALETGDSLLERFGYSDEDAFAVGLTCGGVLDVLVTPVTSDGPVGTLLRSALESTARGEPVALVRVVRGPAALLGAALLVHADGVREGALGGHEDLDRAAAAHGLAALDTGRTGTVELSPDGSHCPGGLTLLVEPSVPPPRMIVFGAVDFAAALVRAGKFLGYHVTVCDARPVFTTPERFPEADEVVVDWPHRYLRSTRTDPRTVVCVLTHDAKFDVPLLEVALRLPVAFVGAMGSRRTHADRQRRLRDIGLREHELARLRSPIGLDLGGRTPEETALSITAEIVAARRGGTGLPLTGSDKPIHHRHSA
- a CDS encoding IclR family transcriptional regulator, which gives rise to MTKGLDALSALAHGTADGRPGPTAASVAELARRLGRDRSQLSRTLKAMAEEEFVARDDVSGDVAPHWRLYAAARDLTGHRLRTDGLTALEGMVAETGESCYLGVLAGDTTVTIAERLPSGSRQLGSWIGRPYPAYCSDCGQALLSDADDDEVAAVFARTEFRRHGPNTPTDVPDFLRRLEVTRRRGYSIVDEEAEPGLYSVAVPVRDFTGEVVAAVQVVGPRRRLEPRTAECAAAALRWGARLEAALRGT
- a CDS encoding xanthine dehydrogenase family protein molybdopterin-binding subunit, whose protein sequence is MTAEAPLAPARAVGTGHVRVEGRDKVTGAARYAGEVPFDGLAHGWLASSTVARGRIRDIEADAVLAMPGVLCVLDHRNAPPLKTDYVGMLGTGPDPTCAVFQNDRVPHLGWPVALVVAETSEQAREAAESLVVHYEQDPHDVAFTEDHPGAHPSDGHMPALTDKGDLAAELAASAVVVDATYTTPEEHHHPMEPHAATARWEGDRLEVVDSNQGATWVVSELSNLFGLDPAAVRVRSEHVGGGFGSKGVRAHQVAAVMASKVTGRPVRVVMTRRQMFTLAGHRSPTIQRVRLGADADGRLRALDHRSLSRTSTVFEFVEASAGVARVMYDAAAHRTENRVVPLDVPTPTWMRAPGEAPGSFALEAALDELAHACGVDPVELRLRNDPELGPVSGLPFAGRNLRACFEEGARRFGWDRRDPRPGVRREGRWLLGTGTAAASFGAGAAPSTAAITAEPDGRFTVRISAADIGTGARTALTLVAADALDVPVERVHVRLGDSAFGPAMIAGGSMGTRSWAWAVMAAAGELRERLVPGAVIPAEGVTARSDTTAAIAALAQKERHSFGAQFAEVAVDTGTGEVRVRRMLGVFAAGRIVNPLTARGQLTGGMIWGISMALHEEAARDAASGGPVGADLAGYHVATHADVPRVEAHWVADDDPEDPVGIKGIGEIGVVGAAAAVANAVWHATGVRHRSLPIRPDRVLAGGPDA
- a CDS encoding glycoside hydrolase family 30 beta sandwich domain-containing protein is translated as MTYRRNESVNEDQRPPSRRTVLATMGALPVLTAATSVAGTSTASATAASATAAGPATAAATVVVDAAARRQTIRGFGGMSHSAWIGDLTAAQRDTAFGVGDGRLGLSLLRIPVPEDRSAWSRDLATAKRAVELGATVIASPWNPPSSMVETFVRGSQTNARRLRYSMYGAYAQHLNDFTAFLRGNGVNLYGISVQNEPDFAQDWTWWTPAEMVRFLRENAGSISTRVIAPESFQYLKNMSDPILNDPVALANVDVIGAHLYGTPFGNFPYPLFKQKGAGKELWMTEVYYPNSTDSADLWPQALDVGEHMHRAMVDAEFQAYIWWYIRRSYGPLREDGRISKRGACMAHFARFVRPGSVRVEATAKPASDVYVSAYRNGNATVVVAVNKGASAVSQPFTLANAGAAGVSSWLTDASRSVASQGARSIANNTFTATLPARSMTTFVTN
- a CDS encoding DUF3253 domain-containing protein; its protein translation is MGGSERQTGRRLERAILELLERRGPAKTICPSDAARAVYEGDDDGWRDLMEPARLAARRLVTAGEVEITRAGRPVEPDAVRGPIRIRRAR